A single region of the Cryptococcus decagattii chromosome 4, complete sequence genome encodes:
- a CDS encoding Fe-S protein assembly co-chaperone HscB: MILRVPSRPLLRPFSLSRPATRFAHFAPQAPSRNCPTCSRPVPLPLSPCPSCSSVLPLPSNLSHHSMLYLSSPISSSGSPAGPFDIPQELAHLPANGYIVDKADLRSNWVRRQRELHPDKYTTRGDDVVDRARELSGRVNEAYAVLGDDLRRAEYILSVNAQGTEETDKIDDPMLLAEILEAREELEEAETPEQVDRIRQANIEHVKGIVGSLEQAFSDTPPDLAEAKMLAVQLRYWMNLEKAAKEKSL; encoded by the exons ATGATACTCAGAGTACCTTCACGCCCACTCCTCCGccctttttccctctctcgACCCGCCACTCGTTTTGCCCACTTTGCCCCACAAGCACCCTCACGCAACTGCCCCACCTGCTCTCGTCCcgttccccttcccctATCCCCATGCCCTTCATGTTCCTCCGTCCTCCCACTGCCTTCAAACCTTTCCCACCACTCTATGCTATACCTCTCTTCCCCCATCTCCAGCTCGGGATCACCGGCCGGTCCATTTGATATCCCTCAAGAACTAGCACATTTACCAGCTAACGGATATATCGTCGATAAAGCCGATCTGCGTTCAAATTGGGTACGCCGTCAACGCGAATTACATCCAGACAAGTACACGACAAGAGGAGATGACGTGGTAGATCGTGCGAGGGAATTGAGTGGGAGAGTGAATGAGGCGTATGCTGTTTTGGGAGATGATTTGAGGAGGGCAGAGTATATC CTATCGGTGAATGCGCAAGGGACCGAAGAAACAGACAAGATTGACGATCCTATGCTTCTTGCCGAGATCCTCGAAGCGAGAGAAGAACTTGAAGAGGCCGAAACACCTGAACAAGTCGATCGTATACGGCAAGCAAACATCG AGCACGTCAAGGGAATTGTTGGTTCCCTCGAACAAGCATTTTCCGATACGCCTCCCGACTTGGCTGAAGCCAAGATGTTGGCAGTGCAGTTGAGGTACTGGATGAATTTGGAAAAAGCTGCCAAGGAGAAATCTTTATAG